The DNA sequence ATGCGCGCCGGAAGAATTGTGTGTACAGATAAAGACATTATGCAGAAAGCATTCTGGGACGAAATGGAGGAGTACGGCTACAGTACTTTGGGTGGAGTGCCTTTCCTCTATGAAAATTTGAACAGAATAGGATTCTTCAGAAAAGATTCTCCAAGTCTGAGATATTTTACCCACACCGGAGGTGTAATCAATGCTGAATTGAGAAAAACCATTTTCTCTTACTGTCATGAATTTAAAAAAGATTTCTTTGCACAATACGGACAGACTGAAGCAGGTGGAAGAATGGCTTATCTTACTACAGAAGGATTGCTGGAGGGTGAAACTTCTATCGGAACTCCTGTACACAAAGGAAGTTTCAGAATTGATCCTGAAACCGATGAACTTCTCTTTTCACACATCAGTATTTTCGGAGGTTACGCCAATAAGCTGGAAGATTTGACAACGTACGAGCAGCCTTCCGTACTGCATACCGGAGATACCGCCAGAAAAGGTGAAAACGGAATTTATTATATCACAGGTAGAATAAAACGTATCATGAAGCTTTTCGGAATACGTCTTAATCTCGATGAGGTAGAATTTATTCTTAAAAATGAAATGCAGGGCAATACTTTCGTATGTCTGAATGCTAATGATAAAAAAATCGTGGTGTTGTATGACAACCCGGAAATAGATCCTCAGATCATCACCGAAACCATTAAAAATAAACTGCGTATCAACCCACAATATGTACGCACAGAACTTATAGAATCATTCCCATTATCACAAAACGGTAAAATAAACTATCCCCTGTTACAAAACCTACAGCATGAAAACATCTAAAACCCTTATATTACTTCTTGGCCTTGCTTTATCTTCCAACTCGCTTTCTGCACAGCAGGGCGACAGAATTCATGGCAAAATCATGCTGTCTGAAAAAGCACCGGTAAAAAACGCTGTTTTAAGACTTGTCAACACGTCTTATCAGGCAAAAACCAATAATTTAGGAGAATATTACTTTGAAAATGTGCCACCTGGAGAATATACGCTTCAGGTGGTTTTAAATGACATTGAACTGATGAGGGAATCCATCCACATTCAGAAAGATGTCTATGAAATTCCTGCAATTTACGCCCCGTTACACAATAATGTGATTGAGGGAATTACCGTATATGCAGTGAGCAGAAATAAATTTTTGGATAAAGACAGTACTTCAGTGGCTAAAATGCCATTGAAAGTTCTTGAGAATCCACAGGCTTACACAAGCATCAACCAGCAG is a window from the Chryseobacterium indologenes genome containing:
- a CDS encoding AMP-binding protein → MKILENVIANKNLAFTDASIGTTIPVGTLYRSLGLNPVEKGLLFLYNDNQLPSIEVLLNFYGTAHTIAVLGQKLHEEFKERIEAEYRPKYIFDPQREAIEGYSLKEFSDHIRIFAKDDYKSVVTIHPDIKILLSTSGTTGVPKLVKLSDESLYQNALSILQYMPILDTDVVPLNVPINFVYGFSIFTTNCMRAGRIVCTDKDIMQKAFWDEMEEYGYSTLGGVPFLYENLNRIGFFRKDSPSLRYFTHTGGVINAELRKTIFSYCHEFKKDFFAQYGQTEAGGRMAYLTTEGLLEGETSIGTPVHKGSFRIDPETDELLFSHISIFGGYANKLEDLTTYEQPSVLHTGDTARKGENGIYYITGRIKRIMKLFGIRLNLDEVEFILKNEMQGNTFVCLNANDKKIVVLYDNPEIDPQIITETIKNKLRINPQYVRTELIESFPLSQNGKINYPLLQNLQHENI